The segment ATAATTATGTCCATGCCCTGGTGCTATTGCACAATTCCCAAAGCTTGAGACATTATCATCAGGAGATAATTCAGGAAGCCAATAACGATGACTAGCACTAAAGCAGGCTCTTCGTGTAATTACACACAGTCTTCCTTTCCCATGTTTTGCTGGAGATGTGATCTCAGTCATGACAGGCTCCTCTAAGAGTCAGTTTAAGTAGCTTTTATCCTTTCTGTCTTCATGAATCCTTTATCGACTCCCAATTTATCAACTAAAGAGTTAGGTGGCCGTAATCTTTATTTGGTTGGCATGATGGGATCTGGTAAAAGTATTACTGGCCCTATCCTTGCAAGTAAATTATCTTATCGTTTTGTGGATGTTGATAAAGTTGTTGAGGAGTTAGCACAGAAAAACATCTCGGATATTTTCAATCAAGATGGTGAACATGCTTTTAGAGACATAGAGACTCAAGTCTTGAAAGAAATTGGCCAAAGACACTCCTTGGTAGTAGCAACTGGAGGAGGAATAGTTATTAAGTCTGAAAATTGGGGAATATTGCACCAAGGTGTTGTTGTTTGGTTAAACCCAAATCGATCTATTAATTTGACAAGATTAAATGCAGACAAACCAATTAGACCTTTATTAAAAAAAAATCTCGTTCAAGATTTTGACGACTTATTCAACAAACGTAAATCTTTATATTTAGAAGCTGATCTTCATGTGCCAATCAATCAGGAAACACCTGATGAAGTAGCTGATTTAATCTTGGAGCATTTAGAATCAATTATTAATGAGCCTTAGGGTCTAAGCGTATAGCAAACCATTGCAGGGTGAACCCAGGTCTTATCTCTAGTTCGCAGGCTGTATCCAATAAACGTTGCGCAGCATCTCGATTCGATGCTTGATTTGCCAGGTCTTTAGGCAATTCTTCAAGTTTGCATAGCCAACTTTCTAACCAAATTAGAGTTTCTTTCTCTTGTAAGAATTTTTCCTTTTCACCTGGCTCGAGTACGACATAGTTAGAACAGGATCTGATTAATGGATCTGACATGAAACAATTAATTGAAATAGTTTTACTAATTTGTTGAGACTTAGCAAATGATCCGTTTATGAGAGCATTAGATAATCCTTTTGACTTTAGTTTGAATTCGATTAAACAAAGGTATTTTTGAAATACAATTCATTAGATGCAAAAATAATCTTAAAAATTAGTTAAAAATAATTTTTACATCATATACGATGAGTTTTGCAAAAGATAAAGCTCTAATTGATCTCTCCAAGTAAATAAATTTTTTAACTTGGGATCATCAGCTAGACCTTTGCAACCTTTCCCTGATATTACTTCACCTGAGGAAGTTGGAAACTTTATTAGGGATAACTGTGCAGCCACTGCAAGGTCTGCAACGCTTAATGAATTCCCAACTAACCATTCTTTCTCATGAACTAAGTTTGACAAATTTTCTAAACTTTTAAGCAAGGAAGAATCTTCCCCGTAGTTGATTAAACTACCAAATTCATTTATGGCTTCACAGGGTAGCTTCCCAAGAAATTCTTTAATACTGCTAGGAATTTCATTTGGCAACAAAGCTACTCTTAAGTCTTTGTTTAAAGTTGCTGATTTTAAAAGGGCTTTTTTTGCAGCATTACTGAAAGTCGTATCTGCCCAATTTTCTATTAGATGGACTTGTGCAGCTTCTTTAGGATTTGATGGAATTAATTGCGGTTCAGGTTTGATTTCTTCTAAATATTCAATAATTTCACTTGAGCCTGAAATAACATTATCTCTATCTTTCAAGATGGGAACTTGCCTTTGTCCAGATAGGCGAAAAATATTGAACTGTCCGACGCCAGGAACAACTTCTATAATTCTGCAACTCAACTCCTTTGCTTGTAAGGCCATTCTAATTTTCAGGCAAAAGGGCGAGTAACGAAATTGATATAGTTCCAACATGAAACTTTGCACTCAAAGATGAGCAGAGTAACTATTATATGTATTCAATCGTGACGCAATGGGCGAGTTTTTTTCAAATGTTTTTAGATATCCCAAATATCTCATTACTATTGTCTTAGGCATTTTTACAGCTTTTCTTGAGCCGCTTATACAAAGGAGTAAAAATCCTATTACGGCAATAGCCCTTATAGGAGCTTGTATTAGCATAATACTGACTTTTTATTTTGTAGTAAAAGCGATGGTTCTTCCGGACACTTTGGTTTAGCTATGGCTTTGAGTAGGCGCGTTGAAAAATTTTCTGCACTCATTCGAAAAGAAATGAGTAATCTTTTAATGAATGGGCTTAAGGATCACAGAGTTGATTCAAGGATGATCACAATTACTGAGGTCGAAGTTTCTGGTGATCTACAGCATTGCAAGATCTTTGTAAGTATTTTTGGTGATGAGACTAAATCTGATCAAGCTTTTTTAGCTTTAGAAGCA is part of the Prochlorococcus marinus str. MIT 0919 genome and harbors:
- a CDS encoding chlororespiratory reduction protein 7 — protein: MSDPLIRSCSNYVVLEPGEKEKFLQEKETLIWLESWLCKLEELPKDLANQASNRDAAQRLLDTACELEIRPGFTLQWFAIRLDPKAH
- a CDS encoding glutathione S-transferase family protein; amino-acid sequence: MLELYQFRYSPFCLKIRMALQAKELSCRIIEVVPGVGQFNIFRLSGQRQVPILKDRDNVISGSSEIIEYLEEIKPEPQLIPSNPKEAAQVHLIENWADTTFSNAAKKALLKSATLNKDLRVALLPNEIPSSIKEFLGKLPCEAINEFGSLINYGEDSSLLKSLENLSNLVHEKEWLVGNSLSVADLAVAAQLSLIKFPTSSGEVISGKGCKGLADDPKLKNLFTWRDQLELYLLQNSSYMM
- a CDS encoding shikimate kinase, whose protein sequence is MNPLSTPNLSTKELGGRNLYLVGMMGSGKSITGPILASKLSYRFVDVDKVVEELAQKNISDIFNQDGEHAFRDIETQVLKEIGQRHSLVVATGGGIVIKSENWGILHQGVVVWLNPNRSINLTRLNADKPIRPLLKKNLVQDFDDLFNKRKSLYLEADLHVPINQETPDEVADLILEHLESIINEP
- the rbfA gene encoding 30S ribosome-binding factor RbfA, which encodes MALSRRVEKFSALIRKEMSNLLMNGLKDHRVDSRMITITEVEVSGDLQHCKIFVSIFGDETKSDQAFLALEASVGYLRGELGRRLQMRRAPELVFRLDKGMEKGMSVLNLLGKLEARRKSKNQIIPEMDD
- a CDS encoding DUF751 family protein; protein product: MGEFFSNVFRYPKYLITIVLGIFTAFLEPLIQRSKNPITAIALIGACISIILTFYFVVKAMVLPDTLV